The genomic region TCGGCGCGGGTAGCGCGGCCGCCCCGCTCGTTTGCCGAGCTGCCGGCCTTCGTGCAGGCCCACCCTGGCCAGTTCACCATCCCGAACGAATTCACGGGCATGACGCTGCTCAAGTCGTGGATGATGGCGCTGTCGGGCAAGCCGGAGCTGTTTCGGGGCAAGTTTGACGAGGCCGTGTACCGGAAGTGGTCGGGCGCGCTGTGGCGGCAGATCAACACCAGCCGGCCGTATTTCTGGAAGCAGGGCCAGACGTTTCCGGAGCAGCTGGCGCCGCTGCACCAGCTGTTCGCCAACGGCGAGGTGGCCTTCACCTTTTCCAACAACGACGCCGAGGTGGACAATAAGGTGAACCAGAAGGTGTTTCCGGCTACGGCCCGCGCCTATGTGCCGCTGCCGGGCACCATCCAGAACTCGCACTACCTGGGCGTGGTGCGCGGCGCCCGCCACCCCGAGGCGGCGCTAGTGGCCATCAACTTCCTGATTTCGCCGGAAGCCCAGCTGCGCAAAATGGACCCCAACGTGTGGGGCGACCATACCGTGCTGAACCTGCAGGCGCTGCCCGCGGCGCAGCGGCAGCAGTTTGAGCAGCTGCCTTCGCGCCGCTACGCGCCCCGCCGCCAGAACATCCAGGGCCAGGCCCTCATGGAGCCCGACCCAGAGTACATGACGCGCCTGTTCAAGGATTTCCGCACCTACGTTATCGAAAAGCAGCCGGTTCCGGCCGGGTAGAACGATTGTCGAACGTCATGCTGAGCGAAGCGAAGCATCTCGACCGCCAAACTACTCCAATCGTCAGGCTCCCCCTCTCCTTTTCAGAGAGGGGGCCGGGGGGTGAGGCGCAATCGTTGCTCTGAAGCGGGCGAGATGCTTCGGCAACTTCAGCACGCGAGATTCCTCGGCTACGCTCGGAATGACGTTCTTTTAAACCTAAAACTCTCCCACTTTTATTGAAACCCGCTAACCGCTCCTGGCTTTTGCTGATGTATGCCCTGTTGGTGGCCGGCCTGCCGCTGGCCGGGCTCGGCTATGCGGCCTTGGGCAGCGTGGGCGTGGTGGGGCCGCTGGCTACGGGCTTCACCGGCCAACACTGGCAGGCCCTCCTTCACGATACCGGCCTGCTCTACGCGGCGTTGTACAGCCTCTGGATTGCCACGGCCGTGGTGGGCGTTTCGGTGGCGTTGGCGCTGGGGCTGGTGCTGCACGCGCAGCGCACGCTGCGGCGGTGGCCGCTGCCGGGCCTGCTCTACGTGCCCCTGATTATGCCGGCGCTGGTAGTGGCGTTCTACCTGTTTCAGCTGCTGAGCGGGGCCGGCTGGCTTTCCCGGATCAGCTTCCGGCTGGGTTTGACCGGCAGCCCCGAGGCGTTTCCGGAGCTGGTGCAGGATGCCGCCGGACTGGGCATAATTCTGGCCCACGTGCTGCTGCTGTTCCCGTTCCTGACGCTGCTGCTCCAAACCATCTACCACGAAAGCCGCCTCGACGACTACCGCCAGCTCACCCTGACGCTGGGGGCCCGCCCTGGGCAGTTCCGGTGGCGGGTGGCAGTGCCGATGCTGCTGCGCCGGGCAGCCCCCACCCTGCTGCTCAGCTTCATTGCCACGCTCGGCGCCTACGATATTCCGCTGCTGCTGGGCCGCCCCTACCCCCAGATGCTGAGCGTGTACATCGCCACCCGCCTCCAGCGCTTCGACCTGCGCGAGCTGCCCGGCGCCTACCTGGCGGGCTTCCTGGTGGCGGTAGGGCTGCTGCTGCTCATTGCGCTGCTGCTCCGGGTGTTGCGGGTAGCCCAAGCTGAAAGAAGCTGACACAGCCAGCCACGCGCTGCATCTGAGTTTCCAAAGCGTCATCAAACCCAGCCAGCCCGCTCCCTTCATCACCCCATCACCCCATCACTAAATAACAATGCGCTCCAAACTGCTCGTTCTCCTATTAGCTGGCCTGTTCCTGCTGCCGTTTGGGCTGCTGGGGCTGCTGGCTGTAGGCGAGGGCTGGCGGTTTCCCGACGCGCTGCCCCCCGCTTACTCGCTGGCGGCTTTGCGCGGCCTGCTCTCCGCCGACAACGACCTGCTGGCCGGCCTGGGCCGCAGCCTGCTGCTGGCGGGTTCGGTGGCGGTGGTGGCTACGGCCGGGGGCTTCGGGGTGGCACGTGCTGTGGCCCGCACTGGCGGCGGGCAACGCTGGCTGCTGCTCAGCTACCTGCCCTACGCCCTACCGCCGGTGCTGCTGGCGGTGCTGGTGCAGCCGTTTATCATCCGGATGCACCTTTCGGGCTCGGTGGGCGGCGTGCTGCTGGGGCTACTGCTGGTGGCGCTGCCGTTTGCCACCCTGCTGCTAGGCAGCTTCTGGACCCGCCAGGCCACCGAATACGAGCAGCTGGCCCGCACCCTGGGCTGCACGCCCCGGCAGGCGCTGCGGCTGGTGCTGTTGCCTCTGGCCTGGCCGCTGCTGCGCACCACCCTGGTCCAGACGTTTCTGCTCAGCTGGTTTGACTTCGGCCTGACCAACCTGCTGAGCGTGGGCAAAGTGCGTACGCTCACGGTGCAGGTGTTCACCTACGTGGGCGAGGCCAACGCCCCGCTGGCGGCTGTGGCCTCGCTGCTGCTGCTGCTGCCGCCGGCCCTGCTGCTGCTGGCCAACAAATCTGCCCTGCTCCGAAAGCCGTAGTTTAAGACTGGCTGCGGGCCCGCATCGTCGGGACCTGCTGCTCCCGGCCAACCAGTATCTCACGCCCTGCCTGCTATGCTCAACGCGCTTCTCGTCTCCAATGGTCTAGTCGGACTAAACAAATACTACGTTTCCAATGAGCTGGTGCACTATACCACCAGCCTCGTCACCCACGATTTCGCCCCCGACCTGCTGGCCTATGACCTGCTGGTGGTACCCAACGGTTCCGACCACGTGGCTATGCTCAAAATAAAGGACCAGGTGCGCGCCTTTCTCGACGCGGGCAGGGCTCTGGTATGCTGCGACGGGTTTTTCACCGCCTGGGTGCCCGGCAATCAGTGGCTAATGGACAACTCCCGGCGCACCCTCGACGTGCGCTACACCCCCGGCCCCGACCGCCACGGCCTGCTGCAGGGCCTCGACCTGGATGAGCTGAATTTTTCGCACGGTATGAGCGGCTGGTGGTCGTGCGGCTACATTGAGGCGGCTCCCGGCGCCGACGTGCTGCTGGCCGACACCTGGCAGCGCCCCATCGTGGTACTCGATGAGGTAAGCACCGCGGGCCGGATGCTGCTTACGGCCAGCGGCCCGCTGGCCGACGTCACGTACGCCGGCCAGGCCGATACGGCGCTGGTGGGCCTCTACCGCAATTTCCTCCGTGTTCTTTCCCCTGAAACGATTCCCGCGCATGGCTAAGATAGGCTTGATTTTCAACGGTGTTTGGTCGCACTACGCGCTGGCCACCGCCCCCAAATACCGCGACCTCTACCAGCTGCTCTACGTGCACGACCTCGACGCCGCCGCCGTGCAGGACCTAGCGGCCCTAGTCGTTCCATTCCAGTCCAACCAGTCCGTGCTCACGGAAAAGCAGGCAGTTATCTACGACTTTCTGGCCGCCGGCAAGAAGGTATTCGTGGAAGGCGACTCCTCCACCGCCTGGCTGGACGCGCAGTGGGAAGACCGCCCCGTGAACAACTACTGGTGGGTGACGGACCCCACCGCCCCGCCCGTGTCAGCCACCGACTACAGCCACCCGGTTTACCAGGGCCTCACGCCGCGCCAAGCCTGCTGGCACACCCACGGCGTGTATACGCGCGTCCCGGAATCGGCCGAAATCCTGCAAACCAATTCTCAGGGCGAGGTTATTACCTGGCAGACGCACGCGCACGGCGGCACGCTGCTGGCCACCACCCTCGACCCCATCGTGGAGCACGGCGTGCAGCAGATCACCCACCTCGACCACTACGTAGACCGCCTCACCGAATGGCTCTGCGGCGTGCGCCCCGCCCCCGGCCGCATGAGCATCGACGCGGCTGCCTACGGCCCCACCGCCCGCGTATGAGCATGCTACTCACGGTAGCCGGCCTGTCCCGGCAGTTTGGTTCGCAGCCCGTGCTGCGCGACATTTCCCTGGAGCTGCGCGAGGGCGAGGTACTCGCGGTGCTGGGGCGCTCGGGCTGCGGCAAAACCACGTTGCTCAAAATTCTGGCCGGCCTCGAAACGCCCGACACCGGCACGCTCACCCTGCACGGCCAGGACCTGCGTCCGGTACCGCCCAACGAGCGGCAGATGGTGTACCTCTACCAGGAGCCGCTGCTGTTTCCGCACCTCACGGTGTTCGAGAACGTAGCGTTCGGGCTGCGCATCCGCAATGTAAAAGAGCCCGAAATCAACACCCAGGTGACGGCGCTGCTGGCCGAGCTGGAGTTGAGTGAGCACGCCCAAAAAGCGCCGCACCAGCTCTCGGGCGGGCAGCGGCAGCGCGTGTCGTTCGGGCGGGCGCTCATCATCCGGCCGCGCCTGCTGCTGCTTGATGAGCCTTTTGGCAACCTCGATGCCCAGACCCGCACCGCCATGCAGGAGCTGTTTATCCGCGTCAGCCGCCAGCACCAGATTACCTCGCTTTTCGTCACCCACGACAGCCGCGAGGCCCTCACCGTGGGCACCCGGCTAGCGTACCTCGACCGGGGCGTGCTCACCAGCTTTGCCACCGTAGCCGACTTTATCCAGGACCCACGCACCAATATTGCCGCCGAACTGTCTTTCTGGGACACTATCCAGCGCACTGCATTTAGTGCCTAGTTGTTCGTGCTTAGTGCTTAGATCAAACGACCTAGGCACCAAGCACGAGCAACTAGGCGCTAACAACTAAGCCCTACATGAAAACCGACTTCACGCACTGCGAATCCATCTATTGGGTGTTCACCCAGCTCTGCAACGACAAGTGCGACCATTGCTACAACGACTCGGGCCCGCAGGGTACGCGCATCAGTGTGCAGGACTGCTTCCGCATCATCGACAACCTGCCCGAGCGGGTTGACCGCCTGATTCTGTCGGGCGGGGAGCCGCTGGCCGACCGGGTGAAGCTATATTCCATTCTGGAGGCGCTGCAGGCCAAATACCAGGGCCGCACCCAGATTATGCTCCAGACCAACGGCGACCTGCTCACGCCCGAAATCCTGGATCTGCTGATTGCCAAGGGCGTCACCCGCTTCGACATTGCCAGCATTGACCGCTACCACAAAGCCGCTGGAGCCCGCCTGATGACGCTGGCCGACCTGTTTGAGAGCCGCGGCGTGAATGGCGACGACCACGACCCGCTCATCGACAAAGAGCACCTGCTGGTAGAAGGCCACCGCCTGAGTTGGGGCTACTGGGGCGCCACCGAGGAAATGTGGCTGGGCGGCAACTGGGCCCGCGGCCGGGCCATGGAGAAAAACATCTGGCTGCGCGACCCCAGCCACAACTTCTGCGCCATCCTGTCGGGGGCCAAGGGCTTCCTGGGCGGCACCGATCTGCCGCAGGAAATCAGCATCCAGCTCTGGAAAATCAACCCCTGCTGCCCCGGCACCAAGTTCCCGCTCGGCGATGCGCGCCGCGAAAAAGTAGCCGACGTGCTGCTGCGCGCCTCCCGGTCCGAAATTATGCAGCGCCTCAACCAGGGCGAACCCTGGAAAATGGGCGAATCCATCGGCGTGTCGGAAGCCCACGCCCTGGCCCGCACCGAGGACCTGCAGAACGTGTGCCGCTGGTGCGATGAGTTCTTCGAGCAGCACGTGGAAGAGGTAGTAGCTGCCATCCCACTCCCGGCCTGACCATTCTCTGATTTTTAACGCAGCAAAAAGCCCCGCACAGCTACTCCAGCGTTGCGGGGCTTTTTGCTGTATACCTTAAGCCCGAAAACAGGCTTATAGCGCGGATTCATGTTGGTGTGCGGCTGGCCGGCAACTGTAAACGCGAAGCAGAGACTTCGCGCTACCGCCCGGATATCAACCCGAGAATCGTGCTATGTTGTCCGTTTCGCGCCAACGCATCCCAGGCCAGACCTCAATTCCGGAGCACGAAAAAGCCCTCACCTGCACAATGCAGATGAGGGCTTTGGTGATCCCGCTGGGATTCGAACCCAGGACCCATACATTAAAAGTGTATTGCTCTACCAGCTGAGCTACAGAATCAGTTACTTTGCACGCAAATCGCGGCTTATTTGCTGATTGTGGCACAAAAGTAGTCGGCCGCCTTTTATTCTCCAAACGTTTTGCTGAAAAAACTCTTCCTTTTTTTTACTAGTTCGTTGCTGACTGCCGGCTCGGCCATGGCGCAGCCGGGGGCGCAAGAGCTCCAGAAAGCTGATTCGGCGTTTGTTGCCGGTGCTTACACTCCTGCTTATCAGTTATATCGACAGGTTCTGCGCCGGCATAATATCGCCTCGCCCCGCATGCTGCTGCGCATGGCCTACGTGCAGGATGGCCTGGGCCACTATCCGGCGGCTCTTTACTACCTGAGCATGGCCTACAAGCGCCAGCCCAGCCTCGCTACGTGGCGCAAGATGGCCGCCCTCGCCCGCGACCGGCGCCTGACCGGATACCCCGACACCTGGCGCCAGGACCTGCGCCTGCTGGTGCAACGCTACTACTATCCGGGTTTGCAGGTGCTGCTGATTGGGGCCGTGGCGGGAGGTATGCTGCTGATTCTGCGCCGCCGGCGGCTTAGCCGTGGCTGGTGGGTTTTGTACGGGACGTATCTGCTGCTGACCGGCGGCTATCTGCTGCGGCTGGCGCCGGAGCGGGCGGCGCTGGTGGCCCGCCCCCGCGCCGCGCTGATGAGCGGCCCCAGTGCCGGCGCCTCCTGGCTCACCACCGCCGCCGCCGGCGACCGGCTCCTCGTGCAAGGGCGCCAGGACACCTGGTACCGCGTGCAGTGGCAAGGCCATGATGCTTACATCCGCACCCAGGATTTGCTGCTGGTGCAGTGAAGTGTTTTTTGGTGATGGGGTAATGGAGGGATGAAGTAAGAACGTCATTCCGAGCGGAGCGAGGAATCTCGCTAGTGTGGTAAACAATGCCACTCCAACATCAGCACGCGAGATTCCTCGCTCTGCTCGGAATGACGTTCTTACTTCATCTCCCCTTCCTCCTCTTTGCGGAAGTGGCTCAGCACCAGCTTATCGGTGAGGGCGGGGAGCCACTTGTTGAGGAAGACGGTGAGTTTGCCCTGACTGGTGAGTACCAGGTCGCGGCGGCGGTGCTGCACGGCGTGCAGGATGTGCTGGGCCACTTCCTCGCTGCTCATCATCTTCTGCTCGTCGCGCGGCGACTCGCCCTGCTGCGAGCCGTCGGCGGCCAGCGCCACCTGCCGGATGTTGGAGGCCGTGAAGCCCGGGCAGGCCAGCAGCACGTGCACGCCCTGCGGCAGCAACTCGGTGCGCAGGGCTTCCAGGAAGCCGTGCATGGCAAACTTGGAGGCCGAGTAGCCGGTGCGGCCCGGCAGCCCCCGGTAGCCAGCAATGCTGCTGATGCCCACCACCGAGCCCTTGCTGGCCAGCAGGTGCGGCAGCGCGCCTTTGGTAGTGTACACCGTGCCGAAGAAGTTTGTTTGCATCAGGCGCTCAATCACGCCCAGGTCTACGTCCTGGAACCGGGCGCGCATGCTGATACCAGCGTTGTTAAGCAGCACATCGAGGCGGCCGAAAGCCGTGATGGTTTCGGCGACGGCGCGCAGGGCGTCGGCGGCCACGCCCACGTCGGCGCGCACGGTAAGGTGGCGGATGCCCAGGCGGGCCAGCTCCTGCGCGGTTTCCTGCAGGCGGGCTTCGTCGCGGCCCGTTACCACTACCTGCGCGCCGGCCTGCCCGAAGGCCACGGCGCAGGCCCGGCCGATGCCGGAAGTACCACCGGTAATCAATACAACTTTGTCTTTCATCTGGAAGCGCCGCGGTGAAATCTGCCGGGGCAGGCGGCCGGCAAAACTACCGAATTTCACGCCTTTATGGCGGCGCAAACCTGCTTTCTGCCGCTGCTGGAGGCCGGCTTGCTTAATCCTCTTCTATATTGGATTGCCGGTGTGAAAAATTGTATTTTGTTTCCGCAATGTACCTACATTTACCTGCCTCTTCTTCAGCCTTTTCCTGCTGCTTTATATGATTGCACCTCTACTTATTCGGCGCAGTGCGTCTGTTTTTCTGGGTAGCTTGCTGGGCCTTCTGCCGCTGGGTGGCGCGGCCTGGGCGCAGTGCCCGGCCACGACCAGTGCCTGCACGCCCGGCGCGGCTCCGGCCAGCAACTTGCCCTTCGGGATGGGCATTTTCAACGTGACGCTGGGCACCATCAACAGCACCACCGGCGGCGTACAGGAAGGCTTTCAGGACTACTCCTGCACGGTGGGCACGACGCTCACGGTGGGCCAGAACTACCCCATCAGCATCCGGACCAACGCCAACGCCAACGAGAACGTGCGCGTGTGGCTGGATGTCAACAACGACGGCACCCTGAACCCGACCACCGAGTTGGTATTCAGCTCCAACGCGGCCCGGGTGCATACCGGCACCATCTCGCTGCCCACCTCTACGGTGCTGGGCACGCGCCTGCGCCTGCGGGTGGCCGCCGACTACGTGAATGCGCCCATTCCGGGCACGTGCACCACGCCGCAGTATTCGCAGACCGAAGACTACGCCGTGACGGTGCAGGCCAACGTGGCGGCGCCCGTAGCCGAGTTTGTGGCCGACCAGACGCTCACCTGCTCGGGCTGCGTGCAGTTCACCGACCAGAGCCAGAACGCGCCCACCGGCTGGCTCTGGAACTTCGGCGACAACACCACCAGCACCCAGCAAAGCCCCAACCACTGCTACAGCACGCCGGGCACCTACACCGTCACGCTCACGGCTACCAACGCTGCGGGCAGCAACGTGCGCACCCGCGCCAGCTACATCGTGTATGACAATGCCGTGCCGGTGGCGGCCTCCTGCACGCCGGCCACCACGGCCTTCTGCTGCGGCTACGGCATCACGCAGTTCACGCTGGGCCCGCTCAGCAAATCCTCGCAGAACGGCCAAGCCGGCTACGAAGATTTCACCTGCACCAGCCGGGCGCAGCTCACCGAGGGCAATTCCTACCCCATTAGCTTTGGCACCGCTACCAACCCGCAGGATATCCGGGTGTGGCTGGACCTCAATAACGACGGCCAGTTCACGGCCAATGAGCTGCTGTACACGGCCCTGAACCGCATCAATCCCGCCGGCTCGGTGCAGATTCCGGCTACGGCCGTGAAGAACGTGCCGCTGCGCCTGCGGGTGCTGGCTGACTTTGTGGGGGGCGCCGCCACGGCCTGCGCGGCACCGCAGCTGGGCCAGATTGAAGATTATACCGTGACGGTGCGCAACAACACCAACCCGCCAGTGGCCGCCTTCAGCTCCAACCACGTGCCCGGCAACTGCCAGAACCCTGTGCAGTTCACCGACCAGAGCCAAAACGCGCCCACCAGCTGGCTCTGGAACTTCGGCGACAACACCACCAGCACCCAGCAAAGCCCCAGCCACCAGTACGCCACCGGCGGCGCGTTCACCGTCACGCTCACCACCACGAATGCATATGGCACCAACACCGTCAGCAAGGCCAATGCCGTGGTGCTGATGGTGCCCTGCGTGCGCTACTGTGAGGCCACGGGCACTACGCCCAACATCTGGCTGACCACCGTGACCATGCGCCGCGACGGAGCCATCGACTTCACCAATACCTCGGGCGCCAACGCCAACGGCTACGGCAACTTCGTGGACAAGGTGGTACCGCTCTTCCAGGGCACCAACACGTTTCTGGACCTGAGTGTGAATGCCAATTTCCAGCACCTGCTCTGGGCCTGGGTTGACTGGAACCGCAACGGCACGTTTGAGGCCTCCGAGCTGATTGCCAATACCGCCACCTCCGCCACCACCCTCACCACGGGCTTCACGGTGCCCACCAATGCGGCTTTCCGGGGCCTGACACGCATGCGGGTGATGGTGCGGCTCAATAACCTGC from Hymenobacter canadensis harbors:
- a CDS encoding ABC transporter substrate-binding protein, producing the protein MKKYLFLFLPFLSACNPTDKAREPQQVLTQTWPQIEAAAKGQTVSMLMWMGDPLINRYMSTYVKPELQRRYGIELEIAASQGAQLVQTLAAEQQAGQPSEADLVWINGETFYQLRQVDALLGPFVDKLPNAQLLDLQNPFINTDFQQPVAGMEAPWGNVQFNFIYDSARVARPPRSFAELPAFVQAHPGQFTIPNEFTGMTLLKSWMMALSGKPELFRGKFDEAVYRKWSGALWRQINTSRPYFWKQGQTFPEQLAPLHQLFANGEVAFTFSNNDAEVDNKVNQKVFPATARAYVPLPGTIQNSHYLGVVRGARHPEAALVAINFLISPEAQLRKMDPNVWGDHTVLNLQALPAAQRQQFEQLPSRRYAPRRQNIQGQALMEPDPEYMTRLFKDFRTYVIEKQPVPAG
- a CDS encoding ABC transporter permease subunit codes for the protein MKPANRSWLLLMYALLVAGLPLAGLGYAALGSVGVVGPLATGFTGQHWQALLHDTGLLYAALYSLWIATAVVGVSVALALGLVLHAQRTLRRWPLPGLLYVPLIMPALVVAFYLFQLLSGAGWLSRISFRLGLTGSPEAFPELVQDAAGLGIILAHVLLLFPFLTLLLQTIYHESRLDDYRQLTLTLGARPGQFRWRVAVPMLLRRAAPTLLLSFIATLGAYDIPLLLGRPYPQMLSVYIATRLQRFDLRELPGAYLAGFLVAVGLLLLIALLLRVLRVAQAERS
- a CDS encoding ABC transporter permease; translation: MRSKLLVLLLAGLFLLPFGLLGLLAVGEGWRFPDALPPAYSLAALRGLLSADNDLLAGLGRSLLLAGSVAVVATAGGFGVARAVARTGGGQRWLLLSYLPYALPPVLLAVLVQPFIIRMHLSGSVGGVLLGLLLVALPFATLLLGSFWTRQATEYEQLARTLGCTPRQALRLVLLPLAWPLLRTTLVQTFLLSWFDFGLTNLLSVGKVRTLTVQVFTYVGEANAPLAAVASLLLLLPPALLLLANKSALLRKP
- a CDS encoding ABC transporter ATP-binding protein, which produces MSMLLTVAGLSRQFGSQPVLRDISLELREGEVLAVLGRSGCGKTTLLKILAGLETPDTGTLTLHGQDLRPVPPNERQMVYLYQEPLLFPHLTVFENVAFGLRIRNVKEPEINTQVTALLAELELSEHAQKAPHQLSGGQRQRVSFGRALIIRPRLLLLDEPFGNLDAQTRTAMQELFIRVSRQHQITSLFVTHDSREALTVGTRLAYLDRGVLTSFATVADFIQDPRTNIAAELSFWDTIQRTAFSA
- a CDS encoding radical SAM protein encodes the protein MKTDFTHCESIYWVFTQLCNDKCDHCYNDSGPQGTRISVQDCFRIIDNLPERVDRLILSGGEPLADRVKLYSILEALQAKYQGRTQIMLQTNGDLLTPEILDLLIAKGVTRFDIASIDRYHKAAGARLMTLADLFESRGVNGDDHDPLIDKEHLLVEGHRLSWGYWGATEEMWLGGNWARGRAMEKNIWLRDPSHNFCAILSGAKGFLGGTDLPQEISIQLWKINPCCPGTKFPLGDARREKVADVLLRASRSEIMQRLNQGEPWKMGESIGVSEAHALARTEDLQNVCRWCDEFFEQHVEEVVAAIPLPA
- a CDS encoding SDR family oxidoreductase, which gives rise to MKDKVVLITGGTSGIGRACAVAFGQAGAQVVVTGRDEARLQETAQELARLGIRHLTVRADVGVAADALRAVAETITAFGRLDVLLNNAGISMRARFQDVDLGVIERLMQTNFFGTVYTTKGALPHLLASKGSVVGISSIAGYRGLPGRTGYSASKFAMHGFLEALRTELLPQGVHVLLACPGFTASNIRQVALAADGSQQGESPRDEQKMMSSEEVAQHILHAVQHRRRDLVLTSQGKLTVFLNKWLPALTDKLVLSHFRKEEEGEMK
- a CDS encoding GEVED domain-containing protein, whose protein sequence is MLGLLPLGGAAWAQCPATTSACTPGAAPASNLPFGMGIFNVTLGTINSTTGGVQEGFQDYSCTVGTTLTVGQNYPISIRTNANANENVRVWLDVNNDGTLNPTTELVFSSNAARVHTGTISLPTSTVLGTRLRLRVAADYVNAPIPGTCTTPQYSQTEDYAVTVQANVAAPVAEFVADQTLTCSGCVQFTDQSQNAPTGWLWNFGDNTTSTQQSPNHCYSTPGTYTVTLTATNAAGSNVRTRASYIVYDNAVPVAASCTPATTAFCCGYGITQFTLGPLSKSSQNGQAGYEDFTCTSRAQLTEGNSYPISFGTATNPQDIRVWLDLNNDGQFTANELLYTALNRINPAGSVQIPATAVKNVPLRLRVLADFVGGAATACAAPQLGQIEDYTVTVRNNTNPPVAAFSSNHVPGNCQNPVQFTDQSQNAPTSWLWNFGDNTTSTQQSPSHQYATGGAFTVTLTTTNAYGTNTVSKANAVVLMVPCVRYCEATGTTPNIWLTTVTMRRDGAIDFTNTSGANANGYGNFVDKVVPLFQGTNTFLDLSVNANFQHLLWAWVDWNRNGTFEASELIANTATSATTLTTGFTVPTNAAFRGLTRMRVMVRLNNLPAPNPCQVNQNNSEAEDYSVLVSQPQASAEARTLPALSVFPNPTADGRLHLRLPDPTAAGTYAVRVENLLGALVQETSLRLSPSQDAELNLAGLPRGLYVLRLQNADGQTAVRRVQLQ